From Shewanella psychrophila, a single genomic window includes:
- the pilB gene encoding type IV-A pilus assembly ATPase PilB translates to MPTTGLHLGLSTLFIRKNLLTEEQIASAIAKSRQTKQSLVSTIVSENLISAREIAELCYEEYGTPLLDLDEFDIASIPEDFLNKKLIEKHKCLPLFKRGNRLYIGTSDPTNIAALEDFQFSAGLHAEAILVEDDKLTKAIEKTLEEDISALDISGIDESSLADIEVDDPSKREEEQTGESGDDAPIVIYINKILTDAIRKGASDLHFEPYEKRYRIRFRIDGILHEVSEPPVNLSNRISARLKVMSKLDIAERRVPQDGRIKMKLSRTKSIDFRVSTLPTIWGEKIVMRILDSSSAQLGIEKLGYEDDQRELYEEMLEKPQGMILVTGPTGSGKTVSLYTGLNILNTEARNISTAEDPVEINLEGVNQVHINLKAGLTFASALRSFLRQDPDVVMVGEIRDLETAEIAIKAAQTGHLVLSTLHTNSAAETLTRLINMGVPGYNIASSVNLIIAQRLARRLCPECKQAEEIPEHELQKLGFKQANIDEGITTYKPVGCDLCSGGYKGRVGIYEVMKISEEIARIIMEGGNSLEIATTAKEQGMRDLRDSGLLKVTQGVTSIAEINRVTSF, encoded by the coding sequence ATGCCCACAACAGGCCTACACTTAGGCTTATCCACTCTTTTCATCCGTAAAAATTTGCTCACCGAAGAGCAGATCGCATCTGCTATCGCTAAATCACGCCAAACTAAACAATCTCTCGTCTCTACTATTGTTTCAGAAAACCTAATTTCTGCCCGCGAGATAGCCGAACTCTGTTATGAAGAATATGGCACGCCGCTGTTAGATTTAGATGAGTTTGACATCGCCAGCATTCCCGAAGACTTCCTCAACAAAAAGCTTATCGAGAAACATAAGTGTTTGCCGCTGTTTAAGCGGGGAAACCGTCTCTATATAGGCACTTCCGATCCCACGAATATCGCAGCGCTAGAAGACTTCCAGTTCAGTGCAGGCCTACATGCCGAAGCCATATTGGTCGAAGATGATAAGCTCACCAAGGCAATAGAGAAAACCTTAGAAGAGGACATCTCCGCACTGGATATCAGTGGCATAGATGAATCCTCTCTCGCCGACATAGAAGTAGACGATCCCAGTAAGCGTGAAGAGGAACAAACAGGCGAGAGTGGTGATGATGCGCCTATCGTTATCTATATCAATAAGATTTTAACCGATGCCATACGCAAAGGCGCATCGGATCTGCATTTTGAGCCCTATGAGAAACGTTACCGCATACGTTTTCGCATCGATGGCATCTTACATGAAGTATCTGAGCCTCCGGTAAACTTATCTAATCGCATATCGGCTCGTTTAAAAGTAATGTCCAAGCTGGATATCGCCGAACGCCGAGTCCCCCAAGATGGCCGCATCAAGATGAAGCTATCTCGTACTAAATCTATCGATTTCCGTGTCAGCACCTTGCCCACAATCTGGGGTGAGAAGATAGTAATGCGTATCTTAGATTCCTCTTCGGCGCAACTTGGCATCGAAAAATTAGGCTATGAAGACGATCAGCGTGAATTGTACGAGGAGATGCTAGAAAAACCCCAAGGCATGATACTTGTCACCGGCCCTACAGGTTCGGGTAAAACAGTTTCCCTGTATACAGGCCTCAACATACTCAATACAGAGGCTCGTAATATCTCTACCGCAGAGGATCCGGTGGAGATTAACCTCGAAGGGGTTAACCAGGTCCATATAAACTTAAAAGCTGGCCTAACATTTGCTTCGGCTTTACGCTCATTCCTTCGTCAAGACCCCGATGTAGTCATGGTAGGTGAGATTCGAGACTTAGAGACTGCCGAGATAGCTATCAAGGCGGCACAAACAGGTCACTTGGTGCTCTCTACACTGCACACAAACTCTGCAGCCGAAACCTTGACTCGCCTCATCAACATGGGCGTGCCCGGATACAACATAGCTAGCTCGGTAAACCTCATCATAGCCCAGCGTCTGGCACGTCGCCTCTGCCCCGAGTGTAAGCAAGCAGAAGAGATCCCAGAACATGAGCTACAAAAGCTTGGATTTAAACAGGCGAACATAGATGAAGGTATCACCACCTATAAACCTGTTGGCTGTGATCTCTGCTCCGGTGGCTACAAGGGCCGAGTGGGCATCTATGAGGTGATGAAGATATCAGAGGAAATAGCGCGTATCATCATGGAAGGCGGTAACTCCTTAGAGATAGCCACTACGGCCAAGGAGCAAGGCATGCGAGATCTAAGAGACTCGGGGCTACTCAAGGTCACTCAAGGCGTCACCAGCATCGCCGAGATTAATCGAGTCACCAGCTTCTAA
- a CDS encoding type II secretion system F family protein, which translates to MATASTVKKRQARAKKANVKSQPKVITFEWKGVNKAGQKTSGELKGATAAEVRSQLKTQGVTPKSVKKQSASLFQLGAPKINAMDIAMITRQIATMLSAGVPLVTTIEMLGRGHEKAKMRELLGTILNDVQAGIPLSDALRPHRQYFDDLYVDLVAAGEHSGSLDAVFDRVAMYREKAEALKSKIKKAMFYPAAVVVVAIGVTTLLLLFVVPQFQEIFAGFGAELPAFTQFVIGISEALQASWYIFAVAIIIGTFLFTRAHRSSQTFRDQVDTSVLKIPAIGPILHKAAMARFARTLATTFSAGVPLIDGLESAAGASGNAVYRKALIKVRSEVMAGMQMNIAMRTTNLFPDMLIQMVMIGEESGGLDDMLNKVANIYEMQVDDAVDGLSSLIEPIMMVVIGTLVGGLIVAMYLPIFEMGKIIN; encoded by the coding sequence ATGGCTACAGCTAGTACAGTTAAAAAAAGACAAGCAAGAGCTAAGAAAGCCAATGTTAAGAGCCAGCCTAAGGTCATTACCTTCGAATGGAAAGGTGTCAATAAAGCCGGTCAAAAAACATCTGGGGAGCTAAAAGGTGCCACAGCTGCCGAAGTCAGAAGTCAGCTGAAAACTCAGGGTGTCACCCCAAAATCGGTCAAGAAGCAATCGGCAAGCCTATTTCAACTGGGCGCTCCCAAGATAAATGCCATGGATATCGCCATGATAACTAGGCAGATAGCTACCATGCTCTCTGCTGGAGTGCCTCTGGTGACAACCATAGAGATGTTAGGTCGAGGTCATGAAAAAGCCAAGATGCGTGAACTCTTAGGCACCATTCTCAATGATGTACAAGCCGGTATCCCACTGTCCGATGCATTGAGACCCCATAGACAATATTTCGACGACCTTTATGTGGATTTGGTCGCCGCCGGTGAGCACTCAGGCTCCTTAGATGCGGTGTTCGACCGTGTCGCCATGTATAGAGAAAAAGCTGAGGCACTTAAATCTAAAATCAAGAAGGCCATGTTCTACCCCGCTGCAGTGGTTGTGGTTGCCATAGGCGTCACAACTTTACTATTACTTTTTGTCGTGCCACAGTTCCAAGAAATATTTGCCGGTTTTGGTGCCGAACTACCTGCGTTTACCCAGTTTGTCATAGGCATTTCTGAAGCCCTGCAAGCCTCTTGGTATATTTTTGCAGTAGCAATTATAATCGGAACGTTTCTGTTTACTCGAGCACACAGAAGCTCTCAAACATTTAGAGATCAAGTAGATACCTCGGTCCTTAAAATACCAGCTATTGGTCCCATCCTCCATAAAGCCGCCATGGCACGTTTCGCACGTACATTAGCGACCACTTTCTCAGCTGGTGTGCCTCTTATTGATGGCCTGGAATCAGCAGCTGGCGCCTCTGGTAATGCCGTATACCGCAAAGCACTAATTAAGGTTCGTAGTGAGGTCATGGCAGGGATGCAAATGAACATCGCCATGCGCACCACCAACTTATTCCCTGATATGCTGATCCAGATGGTGATGATAGGAGAAGAGTCCGGTGGGCTCGATGACATGCTCAACAAGGTTGCCAATATTTACGAGATGCAGGTAGATGATGCCGTAGACGGACTATCAAGCCTAATCGAACCTATCATGATGGTGGTGATCGGCACTTTAGTCGGTGGCTTAATCGTCGCCATGTATCTTCCTATCTTCGAAATGGGTAAGATTATTAACTAG
- a CDS encoding prepilin peptidase: MTELITILSHNLWLFSAIAFIFAAVIGSFLNVVIHRFPVMMKREWQQECNQYLNEYHKELIGSISKTLEGAIDGFPEKYNLIVPGSACPKCKTDIKPWHNLPVIGWIILKGRCASCSTPISARYPIIELLTGLAVAFLALHFGPSWEFAFATLLTFVLIALTGIDLDEMLLPDQLTLPLLWLGLLINLNSTFTSPTDALIGAAAGYMSLWSVFWAFKLLTGKEGMGYGDFKLLAVFGAWFGWQLLPLIILLSSVVGAIVGIMLIISKKLNQGNPIPFGPYIALAGWIAMIWGSDINNWYLSTL, encoded by the coding sequence ATGACAGAATTAATAACCATATTGAGCCACAACTTGTGGCTATTTAGCGCTATCGCTTTTATCTTTGCCGCCGTTATTGGCAGTTTCCTCAATGTCGTTATTCATCGCTTTCCCGTGATGATGAAGCGTGAGTGGCAGCAAGAATGTAATCAATACCTCAATGAATACCATAAAGAGCTCATTGGTTCTATCTCAAAAACGCTCGAAGGAGCCATAGATGGCTTTCCTGAGAAATATAACCTGATAGTACCGGGCTCTGCCTGCCCCAAATGCAAGACAGATATCAAGCCCTGGCATAACCTGCCTGTTATTGGCTGGATAATATTAAAAGGAAGGTGTGCTTCATGTAGCACGCCTATATCGGCACGCTACCCAATAATAGAGTTACTAACTGGGCTGGCTGTGGCCTTTCTCGCGCTTCATTTCGGTCCTAGCTGGGAATTTGCCTTCGCAACATTGCTCACCTTCGTACTGATAGCTCTAACAGGTATAGATCTCGATGAGATGCTACTTCCCGACCAGCTCACCCTACCTTTGCTATGGCTAGGCTTGCTGATAAACCTAAACAGCACCTTTACCAGTCCAACCGATGCATTAATCGGAGCGGCAGCGGGTTATATGAGCCTCTGGAGTGTCTTCTGGGCATTTAAACTGTTAACAGGTAAGGAAGGTATGGGGTATGGAGATTTCAAGCTTTTAGCGGTGTTTGGTGCCTGGTTTGGCTGGCAGCTACTGCCACTCATCATCCTCCTCTCATCAGTAGTCGGCGCGATTGTTGGCATCATGCTGATCATCAGCAAGAAACTCAATCAAGGTAATCCAATTCCCTTTGGGCCTTATATCGCCCTAGCAGGCTGGATAGCCATGATCTGGGGCAGTGATATCAATAATTGGTATCTGTCCACCCTATAA
- the coaE gene encoding dephospho-CoA kinase (Dephospho-CoA kinase (CoaE) performs the final step in coenzyme A biosynthesis.) — protein MSKYLIGLTGGIGSGKTTVANLFAELGIELVDADIVARDVVEIGTSGLNQIVDHFGRQILNQDASLDRSALREIIFNQPKERSWLNNLLHPIIRTEMLNQLAASSSPYTILVAPLLFENELDRLVDRTLLIDISPEQQRKRTVNRDSVTNEQVEKIISSQAPRAEKLLKADDVIDNHGEISALKSKVIALHNNYLKLSNNA, from the coding sequence ATGTCTAAATATTTAATAGGCTTAACTGGCGGTATAGGTAGCGGCAAAACCACAGTCGCCAATCTATTTGCGGAATTAGGCATCGAGCTAGTCGATGCCGATATCGTCGCACGAGATGTGGTAGAAATCGGCACTAGCGGTTTAAATCAAATCGTCGACCATTTCGGCAGACAAATCTTGAACCAAGATGCTAGCCTAGATCGCTCGGCTCTACGAGAGATCATCTTCAATCAGCCGAAAGAGCGAAGTTGGCTCAACAATTTATTACACCCCATAATACGTACCGAGATGCTAAATCAATTAGCCGCTTCGTCATCACCCTACACAATTCTTGTCGCTCCCTTGCTATTTGAGAATGAATTAGATAGGTTAGTAGATCGTACACTTTTGATTGATATTTCACCGGAACAACAACGAAAGCGTACAGTTAACAGGGATTCGGTAACTAACGAGCAAGTAGAAAAAATTATAAGTAGCCAGGCCCCAAGAGCCGAGAAGCTACTTAAAGCTGATGATGTCATAGACAATCATGGAGAGATATCGGCGCTAAAAAGCAAAGTAATTGCACTACATAATAATTATTTAAAATTGTCCAATAACGCTTAA
- the zapD gene encoding cell division protein ZapD, translating to MTELIYEQPLNEKTRSYLRLEYLEQQLQMNLDQDHQDRCFYPLFSLCELAERCDYRGEVLKDLDKQILLLSNWKSLPHIDKQQVEKYLSQLSNARETLQTSERPGSQLKQNRFLMALRQRFNMPGACCNFDLPQLHYWLAKPWDVRKNEYSQWLDTFRVLLTPISLLLELTRLTTEYTEAVAKAGFYQGNSNQALSLIRVQLDSHQGCYPTISGHKNRYAIHFVQFDQQKHSDKAIEFKLATCI from the coding sequence ATGACTGAATTGATCTATGAACAGCCTTTAAACGAGAAAACTCGAAGCTACCTTAGACTTGAGTATCTTGAACAACAACTGCAAATGAACTTGGATCAAGATCATCAAGATCGTTGTTTCTATCCACTTTTCTCTTTATGTGAGTTGGCTGAGCGATGCGACTATCGCGGCGAAGTCCTGAAAGATCTCGATAAGCAGATTTTACTACTCTCAAATTGGAAAAGCCTGCCTCACATAGATAAACAGCAAGTCGAAAAGTACTTATCCCAACTATCCAATGCTCGAGAAACACTTCAAACAAGCGAAAGACCTGGTAGCCAACTAAAACAGAATCGATTCTTAATGGCTTTACGTCAAAGATTCAACATGCCTGGAGCATGTTGTAACTTTGACTTACCACAACTTCATTATTGGTTAGCCAAGCCCTGGGATGTTCGAAAAAATGAGTACTCACAATGGCTAGATACCTTTAGAGTTTTACTAACACCAATCAGTCTGCTTTTAGAACTAACTAGGTTAACAACTGAGTATACTGAAGCCGTGGCGAAAGCAGGCTTCTATCAAGGCAATAGTAATCAGGCACTGTCATTAATTAGAGTGCAACTAGACTCCCATCAAGGCTGCTACCCAACCATTAGCGGCCATAAGAATAGATACGCTATTCACTTCGTACAATTCGATCAACAGAAACACTCGGATAAAGCGATTGAGTTTAAGTTAGCAACCTGCATCTAA
- the yacG gene encoding DNA gyrase inhibitor YacG: MTTRVKCPTCQAEVIWNSESKFKPFCSDRCKLIDLGDWASEKHAIPVKPEFDHETLDAQGYDESGFFKED, translated from the coding sequence ATGACAACCCGAGTAAAATGCCCCACCTGCCAAGCTGAAGTGATCTGGAATTCTGAGTCCAAATTTAAGCCTTTCTGCAGCGATCGCTGTAAGTTAATCGACCTAGGAGACTGGGCATCCGAAAAACACGCGATTCCAGTCAAACCCGAATTTGATCATGAGACTCTGGATGCCCAGGGATATGATGAATCAGGTTTCTTCAAAGAGGATTAA
- the mutT gene encoding 8-oxo-dGTP diphosphatase MutT encodes MSVSIAKTKRVHVAVGVIMNTDNQILLAKRLTHLHQGGKWEFPGGKVEQGESVTQALARELKEEVDLTITDTSSLMSISHDYPDKQVLLDIHWVTCFTGEAQGLEGQEVKWVAKSDLHDYDFPDANKPIIEKILMS; translated from the coding sequence TTGTCAGTCTCGATAGCTAAAACCAAAAGAGTACACGTTGCAGTAGGCGTGATAATGAATACAGATAATCAGATTTTACTGGCCAAACGCCTCACTCATCTCCATCAAGGTGGAAAATGGGAATTCCCAGGCGGTAAAGTCGAACAAGGAGAATCTGTAACCCAAGCATTAGCTCGAGAGTTGAAAGAAGAAGTTGATTTAACCATCACAGACACAAGCTCCCTGATGAGCATCAGTCATGACTACCCAGATAAGCAAGTACTCTTAGATATCCATTGGGTAACTTGCTTCACAGGAGAAGCTCAAGGGCTTGAAGGACAGGAAGTTAAGTGGGTCGCTAAATCAGATTTACATGACTACGATTTCCCCGATGCCAATAAACCTATTATCGAGAAAATTTTAATGAGCTAG
- a CDS encoding ABC transporter substrate-binding protein, translating into MKSIILIGGLLLSSATHQAFAQEQCGKVTIADMNWSSASLIANVDRFILEHGYGCEAELIPGDTMPTSTSMVEKGEPDIAPEIWSNNVKELIARGVNDKRLTIAGNSLSDGGEEGFWVPQYMVDKDPSLKTIEGVIAKVKSFEHPEDPERGAFYGCPAGWGCQISAENLYRALKLDAAGFDLVDPGSGAGLSGSIARAYERKKPWFGYYWAPTAILGKYKMTKVDFGTGIDADHFRDCISQVECAEPKVTMYPSALVQTVTTTAFAERSPQGFEYLGKRSLTNAQMNGLLAWMEDNQADGNIAAEYFLMNHEDIWLKWVPTDVAAKVKSAIKAL; encoded by the coding sequence ATGAAAAGTATAATTTTAATTGGTGGTTTACTCCTTAGTAGCGCTACACATCAAGCTTTTGCCCAAGAGCAATGCGGTAAAGTCACTATCGCAGATATGAATTGGAGCTCGGCTTCATTAATCGCGAATGTTGACCGCTTCATTCTAGAACATGGCTATGGCTGTGAAGCCGAGCTGATCCCAGGCGATACTATGCCTACCAGCACCTCAATGGTTGAAAAAGGTGAGCCAGACATCGCCCCGGAGATCTGGAGCAACAACGTTAAAGAGCTTATCGCACGAGGGGTCAATGACAAGCGGCTGACTATCGCAGGTAATTCACTTTCCGATGGCGGTGAAGAAGGCTTTTGGGTTCCCCAATATATGGTCGACAAAGATCCAAGTCTAAAAACCATTGAAGGAGTTATCGCTAAAGTAAAAAGCTTTGAACACCCGGAAGATCCTGAACGTGGCGCATTTTATGGCTGCCCGGCGGGTTGGGGCTGTCAAATCTCGGCCGAAAACCTGTATCGAGCCCTAAAGCTCGATGCTGCTGGATTCGATCTTGTCGATCCTGGTTCAGGAGCTGGCCTGTCTGGTTCCATTGCCCGAGCCTATGAGCGTAAAAAGCCTTGGTTTGGCTACTATTGGGCACCCACGGCGATATTAGGTAAATACAAAATGACCAAGGTAGATTTTGGTACCGGTATCGATGCGGATCATTTTCGCGATTGTATCTCACAAGTTGAGTGCGCAGAACCTAAGGTCACCATGTATCCATCGGCACTGGTACAAACTGTCACCACCACAGCCTTCGCCGAAAGATCACCCCAGGGATTTGAGTATCTTGGTAAACGCTCTCTGACCAATGCCCAAATGAATGGCTTGCTCGCTTGGATGGAAGATAACCAGGCAGATGGCAATATCGCAGCCGAGTACTTCCTGATGAATCATGAAGACATCTGGCTTAAATGGGTTCCCACCGATGTTGCCGCAAAGGTTAAATCGGCAATCAAAGCACTATAA
- a CDS encoding ABC transporter permease produces the protein MADFSWFSKFPKMDRSTLLEIRKYLDSSFRDFSREYGDAIESFFDPLLSFLIWFEKLLVQSPWWAVLLSITALVYFTSRSWKLSLGVIVSFLLIGYFGMWEDTMRTLSIITVCTLMAIVLGVPIGILMARNNRTQAVVTPILDVMQTMPAFVYLIPVVMLLGIGKVPGVIAVVIYAIPPVIRLTNLGIRLVDKEVLEAATAYGANSIQRLMGVQLPLASPTIMAGINQTIMMALGMVVIASMIGVKGLGQPVLKSITNQYFTLGLFNGLAIVALAIIFDRTSQAYAKRSQQHMQGGQHD, from the coding sequence ATGGCTGACTTTTCTTGGTTCAGCAAGTTTCCGAAAATGGACCGCTCCACTTTGCTGGAAATTCGTAAATATTTGGACAGTAGCTTTCGGGACTTCTCCCGTGAGTATGGTGATGCCATCGAGTCTTTCTTCGATCCACTGCTCAGCTTTCTTATCTGGTTTGAAAAGCTGTTGGTGCAATCCCCCTGGTGGGCTGTACTGCTCTCTATTACCGCTTTAGTTTATTTCACCAGTCGTTCATGGAAATTGTCCTTGGGCGTCATCGTTTCCTTTCTACTTATCGGCTATTTCGGCATGTGGGAAGATACGATGCGAACCCTTAGTATCATTACCGTATGTACGTTAATGGCCATCGTACTGGGCGTCCCCATTGGTATCTTAATGGCTCGCAACAATCGAACTCAGGCTGTAGTAACACCAATTCTGGACGTAATGCAAACCATGCCCGCCTTCGTTTACCTAATCCCTGTGGTCATGTTACTTGGCATTGGCAAGGTGCCAGGGGTCATAGCCGTTGTCATCTATGCTATCCCACCAGTTATCCGATTGACTAACTTGGGGATCCGTCTGGTAGACAAAGAAGTGCTGGAGGCAGCCACCGCCTATGGCGCTAATTCGATTCAACGTCTAATGGGGGTTCAGTTACCACTGGCCTCTCCCACTATCATGGCAGGTATCAACCAGACCATTATGATGGCACTGGGGATGGTCGTGATTGCGTCTATGATTGGCGTCAAGGGCTTAGGTCAGCCAGTCCTCAAGTCAATCACCAACCAGTATTTCACCTTGGGGCTCTTTAACGGTTTAGCCATCGTCGCTCTCGCCATTATTTTTGATCGCACCTCTCAAGCCTACGCAAAGCGATCTCAGCAACATATGCAGGGTGGACAGCATGACTAA
- a CDS encoding quaternary amine ABC transporter ATP-binding protein, whose product MTNESQTEPLIQIKDLFKIFGKKPTDVMPMVREGLSKDDILAKTGHTVGLKAINLDIHKGEIFVIMGLSGSGKSTLIRHFNRLIDPTEGQILVEGVDVMKLNTKELEQFRRKKMAMVFQRFGLMPHRSVLENVAYGLSVQGIDKATRNSKAKQWLETVGLTGYEQQFPAQLSGGQQQRVGLARALCTDAEILLMDEAFSALDPLIRSEMQDQLIELQKELHKTIIFITHDLDEALRIGDRIAILKDGNLIQVGEPVDILLNPADDYVEAFVKDVNRPRALTVETVMKPPAYRLTADTIGEALKQMKRIPANYAYYVTDEGFQGVVCQIALEDAVKTDKEAPMEEFKVEELEPISPDALLESIIPATMESDFPLPVVDSDGDLQGELSRTHLADVLADFYTGDADNSTEVDAKKPNSSGKDK is encoded by the coding sequence ATGACTAACGAATCACAAACAGAGCCACTCATTCAAATAAAAGATCTCTTCAAGATCTTTGGTAAAAAACCAACCGACGTGATGCCTATGGTTAGGGAAGGTTTATCCAAGGATGACATTCTGGCAAAAACCGGACATACAGTGGGTCTTAAAGCCATCAACCTCGACATTCACAAGGGAGAAATCTTTGTGATTATGGGTCTATCAGGCTCGGGGAAATCAACCTTGATCCGTCACTTCAATCGGCTTATCGATCCTACTGAAGGGCAAATCTTAGTTGAAGGCGTAGACGTAATGAAGCTCAATACCAAGGAGCTCGAGCAATTTCGTCGTAAGAAAATGGCAATGGTATTCCAACGCTTTGGTTTAATGCCCCACAGAAGCGTACTGGAAAATGTGGCCTATGGGCTCAGTGTACAAGGGATAGATAAAGCTACGAGAAATTCCAAAGCAAAACAATGGCTTGAGACTGTCGGTCTAACCGGATATGAGCAGCAGTTCCCCGCTCAACTTTCCGGTGGTCAGCAACAACGCGTCGGCTTGGCGAGGGCTCTGTGTACCGATGCAGAAATCCTGTTGATGGATGAAGCCTTCTCGGCACTGGATCCTCTGATACGCAGTGAAATGCAGGACCAACTGATTGAACTACAAAAAGAGCTGCATAAAACCATCATTTTCATTACCCATGATCTCGATGAAGCGTTGCGAATTGGCGACCGCATCGCGATCCTCAAAGATGGCAACCTGATCCAGGTGGGTGAGCCGGTGGACATCTTGCTCAATCCTGCCGATGACTATGTAGAAGCCTTCGTAAAGGACGTAAACCGACCGCGAGCTCTAACTGTAGAGACAGTCATGAAACCCCCAGCATATCGCCTAACCGCAGACACGATAGGCGAGGCGCTCAAACAAATGAAACGTATCCCGGCTAACTACGCCTATTACGTTACCGATGAGGGTTTTCAGGGGGTTGTGTGTCAGATAGCACTAGAAGATGCAGTCAAGACAGATAAAGAAGCGCCGATGGAAGAGTTCAAGGTAGAAGAGTTGGAGCCGATATCACCTGATGCTCTGCTCGAAAGTATCATACCTGCAACCATGGAATCAGACTTTCCTCTGCCCGTTGTCGATTCCGATGGTGACTTACAAGGTGAGCTTTCCCGTACTCACCTGGCCGACGTGCTAGCGGATTTCTACACAGGTGATGCTGACAACAGCACTGAAGTAGACGCAAAAAAGCCAAACTCGAGCGGTAAGGATAAATAG
- the rsmI gene encoding 16S rRNA (cytidine(1402)-2'-O)-methyltransferase produces the protein MDLAVALYIVPTPIGNLADISSRAIDVLNNVKLIACEDTRHSGKLLSHFGIETRKTALHDHNERDRADWIIQKLSNGEPVALISDAGTPLISDPGYHLVSAVRAAGYEVTPLPGPCAAITALSASGLPSDRFSFEGFLPSKEKGRLDKLTALKEDPRTLIFYESPHRIVQSLESFLAALGGDRQIVMGREITKTFETFLSGTVAEVLEVVKSDPNQQRGEIVLMCHGHRSANDEAGIPTEVVNTLKLLVEELPLKKAAAIAGQIYGLKKNALYKYGLEIGL, from the coding sequence ATGGATCTGGCGGTCGCTCTTTACATAGTTCCAACCCCAATCGGCAACCTTGCCGATATCAGTTCTCGCGCCATAGACGTACTTAATAATGTGAAATTAATCGCCTGTGAGGACACTCGACACAGCGGTAAACTTTTGAGTCACTTCGGCATCGAGACCAGAAAAACAGCGCTTCATGATCATAATGAGCGAGACAGAGCCGATTGGATCATTCAAAAACTGAGTAATGGTGAGCCTGTCGCGCTGATTTCAGACGCCGGAACTCCACTCATCTCTGATCCCGGTTATCATCTAGTATCTGCCGTGAGAGCGGCGGGATACGAAGTCACTCCTTTGCCTGGCCCATGTGCCGCTATTACAGCACTGAGCGCTTCGGGTTTGCCATCGGATCGCTTCTCTTTCGAAGGCTTCTTGCCATCAAAAGAGAAAGGCCGATTGGATAAATTGACGGCTCTAAAAGAAGATCCAAGAACCTTGATCTTCTATGAGTCACCTCATCGCATTGTTCAGAGCCTCGAGTCATTTTTAGCGGCTTTGGGTGGAGACCGACAGATAGTAATGGGTCGTGAAATTACTAAGACTTTCGAAACCTTTCTTTCGGGAACTGTGGCTGAAGTGCTTGAGGTGGTTAAGAGTGATCCTAACCAGCAGCGTGGTGAAATCGTGCTGATGTGCCATGGTCATCGCAGCGCGAATGATGAGGCGGGGATTCCAACTGAAGTGGTTAATACCCTTAAGTTGCTTGTCGAAGAGCTTCCATTGAAAAAGGCGGCGGCAATTGCTGGGCAGATCTACGGGCTTAAGAAGAATGCACTTTATAAATATGGTTTAGAGATTGGTTTATAA